One Gadus chalcogrammus isolate NIFS_2021 chromosome 22, NIFS_Gcha_1.0, whole genome shotgun sequence genomic window carries:
- the LOC130375359 gene encoding XK-related protein 8-like isoform X2, producing the protein MLRLIETFCESAPQLTLMTYIMLHTNQARTVQCVSVAASTSSIVWMVVDYHRCLRSFLPDKANQGWGSAAVYFLWNLLLIAPRVAAVALFASVLPRAVGAHFLLLWPALALWAWLQRTDFMESAGGEWLYRATVGLIWYFSWFNVSEGRTRGRSLIYHGFMATDGLVLGATWWAYRDPAVTRPYDRALAAALPASYLAGLALRALYYYRFHPKLGPRRPPPGLALEVPDSGAVGFRTFAPDQEGVSSPPPLRNARMYRHAAHFYSAEGGMSEGGGHEACAAGVV; encoded by the exons ATGCTCCGACTCATCGAGACGTTCTGCGAGAGCGCGCCCCAGCTCACCCTCATGACCTACATCATGCTACACACCAACCAGGCCAGAACCGTACAAT gtgtgagtgtggcggcctccacctcctccatcgtgTGGATGGTGGTGGACTACCACCGCTGCCTGCGCTCCTTCCTGCCCGACAAGGCCAACCAGGGCTGGGGCTCGGCGGCCGTCTACTTCCTGTGGAACCTGCTGCTGATCGCGCCGCGCGTGGCGGCCGTGGCGCTCTTCGCCTCCGTCCTGCCCCGCGCCGTGGGCGCCCACTTCCTGCTGCTGTGGCCGGCGCTGGCGCTGTGGGCGTGGCTCCAGCGGACGGACTTCATGGAGAGCGCGGGCGGCGAGTGGCTGTACCGCGCCACGGTGGGGCTCATCTGGTACTTCAGCTGGTTCAACGTCAGCGAGGGCCGCACGCGGGGGCGGAGCCTCATCTACCACGGCTTCATGGCGACCGACGGGCTGGTGCTGGGGGCCACCTGGTGGGCGTACCGCGACCCCGCGGTGACGCGGCCGTACGACCGCGCCCTGGCCGCCGCGCTTCCCGCCTCCTACCTCGCGGGGCTGGCCCTCAGGGCCCTCTACTACTACCGCTTCCACCCCAAGCTGGGCCCCCGCAGGCCCCCCCCGGGGCTGGCCCTGGAGGTGCCCGACAGCGGGGCCGTGGGATTCAGGACCTTCGCCCCCGACCAGGAAGGCGTCTCCTCGCCGCCGCCGTTGCGCAACGCCAGGATGTACCGACACGCCGCACATTTCTACTcggcagagggagggatgagtgaggggggaggacatGAGGCGTGCGCCGCGGGTGTCGTATGA
- the LOC130375359 gene encoding XK-related protein 8-like isoform X1, which produces MEWLTLSKYSWFDFVFSVVGVCTFLFDWGSDVWVATEFYSRGDFFWFGVLVGWMLLSSIVVQMFSWFWFKYDRDSEGSCADTKNVLFGDHVKISCLLHVLQLGFFCRHISAIWHGFRVWWRKEQGAEYAVYLTHDLSMLRLIETFCESAPQLTLMTYIMLHTNQARTVQCVSVAASTSSIVWMVVDYHRCLRSFLPDKANQGWGSAAVYFLWNLLLIAPRVAAVALFASVLPRAVGAHFLLLWPALALWAWLQRTDFMESAGGEWLYRATVGLIWYFSWFNVSEGRTRGRSLIYHGFMATDGLVLGATWWAYRDPAVTRPYDRALAAALPASYLAGLALRALYYYRFHPKLGPRRPPPGLALEVPDSGAVGFRTFAPDQEGVSSPPPLRNARMYRHAAHFYSAEGGMSEGGGHEACAAGVV; this is translated from the exons ATGGAGTGGCTAACTTTGTCCAAGTACTCTTGGTTTGACTTTGTGTTCTCCGTGGTCGGGGTGTGCACCTTCTTGTTTGACTGGGGGTCCGACGTGTGGGTCGCCACCGAGTTTTATTCCCGCGGGGATTTCTTCTGGTTCGGGGTGCTGGTCGGCTGGATGCTCCTGTCCTCTATCGTGGTCCAAATGTTCAGCTGGTTCTGGTTTAAGTACGACCGGGACTCGGAGGGGTCCTGCGCTGACACGAAAAACGTTCTCTTCGGCGACCACGTTAAAATCTCTTGTCTACTTCACGTACTCCAGCTCGGCTTcttttgcag gcACATCTCGGCCATCTGGCATGGCTTCCGGGTGTGGTGGCGCAAGGAGCAGGGCGCAGAGTACGCCGTGTACCTGACCCATGACCTCAGCATGCTCCGACTCATCGAGACGTTCTGCGAGAGCGCGCCCCAGCTCACCCTCATGACCTACATCATGCTACACACCAACCAGGCCAGAACCGTACAAT gtgtgagtgtggcggcctccacctcctccatcgtgTGGATGGTGGTGGACTACCACCGCTGCCTGCGCTCCTTCCTGCCCGACAAGGCCAACCAGGGCTGGGGCTCGGCGGCCGTCTACTTCCTGTGGAACCTGCTGCTGATCGCGCCGCGCGTGGCGGCCGTGGCGCTCTTCGCCTCCGTCCTGCCCCGCGCCGTGGGCGCCCACTTCCTGCTGCTGTGGCCGGCGCTGGCGCTGTGGGCGTGGCTCCAGCGGACGGACTTCATGGAGAGCGCGGGCGGCGAGTGGCTGTACCGCGCCACGGTGGGGCTCATCTGGTACTTCAGCTGGTTCAACGTCAGCGAGGGCCGCACGCGGGGGCGGAGCCTCATCTACCACGGCTTCATGGCGACCGACGGGCTGGTGCTGGGGGCCACCTGGTGGGCGTACCGCGACCCCGCGGTGACGCGGCCGTACGACCGCGCCCTGGCCGCCGCGCTTCCCGCCTCCTACCTCGCGGGGCTGGCCCTCAGGGCCCTCTACTACTACCGCTTCCACCCCAAGCTGGGCCCCCGCAGGCCCCCCCCGGGGCTGGCCCTGGAGGTGCCCGACAGCGGGGCCGTGGGATTCAGGACCTTCGCCCCCGACCAGGAAGGCGTCTCCTCGCCGCCGCCGTTGCGCAACGCCAGGATGTACCGACACGCCGCACATTTCTACTcggcagagggagggatgagtgaggggggaggacatGAGGCGTGCGCCGCGGGTGTCGTATGA